A window of the Eremothecium cymbalariae DBVPG#7215 chromosome 5, complete sequence genome harbors these coding sequences:
- the MUM2 gene encoding Mum2p (similar to Ashbya gossypii ABL103W) codes for MGGGGTATHSGTTSVLSAPSSMPAYSLKKQQKQKGQGQQQQQNHFHAAHSGALHHQQSKGSSSSLEQSIGGGAGSSYWNADSSATSSIVSIDPAGTANGSTAGTLTTTSIMDGHTAKSSSGFNTTFATTSSSQQSNPSQNSLDSMESLRLELQLKETQIESLEDEITKLKSIFNQGLTFKQHEQQLQKRKLQQHTLDIDQTPVEIPTNLEIIFNKLATSLKRKDEELEDTRKRLESIMTAISLNPTNSVTRFGRYDEEALAHKMVVRLEMLTKENQEMAKLLSYGRSKETHIELELLKKVNHDLQRKVEQLEKQLGNNNNANNSSNNNNNNNNSSTANSTANGR; via the coding sequence ATGGGTGGCGGCGGGACCGCGACGCATTCAGGGACGACGAGTGTTCTAAGCGCACCCTCTTCGATGCCTGCGTATTCgttgaagaagcagcagaagcagaaggGGCAagggcagcagcagcagcagaatcATTTCCATGCAGCGCACTCAGGTGCGCTGCACCATCAGCAATCTAAGGGAAGCAGCAGTAGTCTTGAACAGTCGATTGGTGGTGGAGCTGGGTCTTCGTATTGGAACGCGGATTCTTCTGCGACGTCGTCGATTGTGTCTATTGATCCTGCGGGAACGGCGAATGGATCTACTGCGGGGACGCTAACCACTACGAGTATTATGGACGGGCATACTGCGAAGTCGTCTTCCGGGTTCAACACTACATTTGCGACGACTTCTTCGAGTCAGCAGTCGAATCCGTCGCAGAACTCGTTGGATTCGATGGAGTCGCTCAGACTTGAGTTGCAACTGAAGGAGACGCAGATCGAGTCTCTAGAGGACGAGATTACCAAGTTGAAGAGTATTTTCAACCAGGGACTGACGTTCAAGCAACATGAGCAGCAGTTGCAGAAGCGTAAGCTTCAACAGCATACCCTGGATATCGACCAGACGCCTGTCGAGATCCCTACGAACCTGGAGATTATTTTTAACAAGCTGGCGACATCTTTGAAGCGCAAGGACGAAGAGTTGGAGGATACCAGAAAGCGTCTGGAGAGTATAATGACAGCAATCTCGTTGAACCCGACAAATTCTGTAACCAGGTTTGGGCGGTACGATGAGGAGGCGTTAGCGCACAAGATGGTTGTGCGGTTGGAAATGCTGACCAAGGAAAACCAAGAGATGGCGAAGTTACTGAGCTACGGAAGGTCCAAGGAGACCCACATCGAGCTggaattgttgaagaaggtgaATCATGACCTGCAACGTAAGGTTGAGCAACTTGAAAAACAGCtgggtaataataataatgctAATAACAGCagtaacaataataacaataataataacagcAGCACTGCAAATAGCACTGCCAATGGTAGATAG
- the ARO3 gene encoding 3-deoxy-7-phosphoheptulonate synthase ARO3 (similar to Ashbya gossypii ABL102C), with protein MFIKNDYVGDKNRLEDWRIKGYDPLIPPSLLQHELPISRKGKEVITSGREEVVDILNGKDDRLVIVVGPCSIHDPEAAYEYAQRLAVVREQLKGELLIIMRAYLEKPRTTVGWKGLINDPDIDNSFQINKGLRISREMYTKLVELVPIAGEMLDTISPQFLSDCFSLGAIGARTTESQLHRELASGLSFPIGFKNGTDGGLQVAVDAMRAAANSHYFLSVTKPGVTAIVGTEGNEDTFIILRGGKKGTNYDENGVQQARESLISANLVDEAGVQRRIMIDCSHGNSNKDFRNQSKVVQNIYEQLSKGDHSICGVMIESNLTEGRQDISPNGGREGLMYGCSITDACIGWDITVESLELLAQGVINKRKVLKDGIETV; from the coding sequence ATGTTTATTAAGAACGATTACGTCGGCGATAAAAATAGGCTAGAAGACTGGAGAATCAAGGGCTATGACCCTTTGATTCCGCCAAGTTTGTTACAGCATGAGCTCCCTATAAGCAGGAAGGGTAAAGAAGTCATAACCAGCGGGAGAGAGGAGGTTGTAGATATTTTAAACGGGAAGGATGATCGGCTCGTTATTGTGGTCGGTCCTTGTTCGATCCATGACCCGGAGGCTGCATACGAATACGCCCAGAGGTTGGCGGTGGTTCGTGAGCAATTGAAGGGAGAGTTGTTGATTATTATGAGGGCCTACTTGGAGAAACCGAGGACTACAGTTGGGTGGAAGGGGTTGATTAATGATCCGGATATTGATAATTCTTTTCAGATTAATAAGGGCTTGAGGATATCTCGGGAAATGTACACCAAGCTTGTAGAGTTGGTTCCAATTGCTGGTGAGATGCTTGATACAATTTCTCCGCAGTTCTTGAGCGATTGTTTTTCGCTAGGGGCGATCGGTGCTAGAACTACGGAGTCTCAGTTGCACAGAGAACTGGCATCTGGTCTTTCTTTCCCCATCGGTTTCAAAAACGGTACGGATGGCGGGTTGCAGGTTGCAGTTGATGCTATGAGGGCTGCGGCCAATTCCCACTACTTTTTGTCCGTGACGAAGCCTGGTGTGACGGCGATTGTTGGTACAGAAGGTAACGAAGATACTTTTATCATCTTGAGGGGGGGCAAGAAAGGAACCAAttatgatgaaaatggGGTGCAGCAAGCGAGAGAGAGCTTGATTTCTGCCAATTTGGTGGACGAAGCTGGGGTCCAGAGGAGGATCATGATTGATTGCTCCCACGGAAATTCTAATAAAGACTTTAGGAACCAGTCTAAAGTAGTGcaaaatatttatgaaCAGTTAAGCAAAGGCGACCATTCGATCTGTGGTGTTATGATTGAGTCGAATTTGACTGAAGGAAGACAAGATATATCCCCCAACGGTGGTAGGGAAGGTTTAATGTACGGTTGCTCGATTACAGATGCCTGCATCGGGTGGGACATAACTGTGGAATCTTTAGAGCTTTTAGCTCAAGGAgtcatcaacaaaagaaaagtaCTAAAAGACGGGATAGAAACCGTTTAA
- the MRX18 gene encoding 17-beta-hydroxysteroid dehydrogenase-like protein (similar to Ashbya gossypii ABL101C), which translates to MLHKLKGAFGKKGNGRKVSLPDLPPPGEVDRYLIYQNRRNVGVNFGSLFVLEKYIFDSLFEYGGEAEKEAVENQVEHDGVDGAAEKLRSHYEKYVTRIDWRWLSEDVGVTTIRLPIGYWHVDNGMFVDGTPFEKNRKVYSKANSWDFVRAIFEEAGKYDIGILIDLHGLPGGANNESHSGGTGKMRFFNNYKYMDYVCNTIIPFIVQDLSPYGNFAGLQVVNEAMFDNEAKGQKYYYSKAIAAIREHNPTLPVVISDGWWHSQWANWLEEEGLDNNVILDTHVYRCFSEEDRSKDARQIIQELKSTVKLEKEKVDTMIGEFSCVLDTQTWDKTDGDRNELVREYGQEEIRVFNSQSNFGWFFWTYQFEHGDGGEWGFVPMVNSGSIPKRSREPLVVDENRVNQIVTDHIDYWSDKNPEKMEHWRFEEGLRMTIKDIQNFDSFNNSRIGRVNFWNSVRRAQHIHKHGTSKWLWEWDEGFRTAINQFNN; encoded by the coding sequence ATGTTGCATAAGTTGAAGGGAGCATTCGGTAAGAAAGGAAACGGTCGTAAAGTTTCGTTACCAGATCTTCCTCCACCAGGTGAGGTGGATagatatttgatatatcaGAATCGTAGAAACGTTGGGGTTAATTTTGGATCGCTTTTTGTGCTAGAGAAGTACATATTTGATTCGTTATTTGAATATGGAGGTGAAGCAGAGAAAGAGGCAGTGGAAAACCAGGTCGAACACGATGGGGTTGACGGTGCAGCGGAAAAATTGCGGTCCCATTACGAGAAATACGTAACGCGTATCGATTGGAGATGGTTAAGTGAAGATGTGGGTGTGACTACGATCAGGTTGCCAATTGGATATTGGCATGTGGATAATGGGATGTTTGTAGACGGCACCCCATTTGAGAAGAACAGGAAGGTTTACTCGAAAGCCAACAGTTGGGATTTTGTTAGAGCGATCTTTGAGGAGGCTGGTAAGTATGATATTGGTATATTAATCGATTTGCATGGATTGCCTGGCGGTGCCAACAACGAGTCGCACAGCGGTGGGACAGGTAAAATGCGGTTCTTTAATAACTACAAGTACATGGATTATGTATGCAACACAATTATACCATTTATCGTGCAGGATTTGTCACCTTATGGTAATTTTGCTGGGTTGCAGGTGGTCAACGAGGCCATGTTTGACAACGAGGCGAAGGGTCAGAAGTACTACTATTCCAAGGCTATTGCAGCAATTAGAGAGCATAACCCAACGTTGCCTGTGGTAATATCTGATGGCTGGTGGCATAGCCAATGGGCCAATTGGCTAGAGGAAGAAGGACTCGACAACAATGTGATTCTCGACACACATGTGTACCGTTGCTTCTCGGAGGAGGACAGAAGCAAGGACGCAAGACAGATCATACAAGAGCTTAAGTCTACGGTTAAGTtggagaaagagaaagtAGATACTATGATTGGCGAATTTTCTTGTGTCTTGGATACCCAAACCTGGGACAAAACAGACGGCGATCGTAATGAGTTGGTTCGAGAATATGGCCAAGAAGAGATTAGAGTCTTTAATAGCCAATCGAACTTCGGCTGGTTCTTTTGGACTTATCAGTTTGAACACGGAGATGGCGGAGAGTGGGGGTTCGTCCCCATGGTTAACAGTGGCAGCATTCCTAAACGGAGCAGAGAACCCCTTGTGGTTGACGAAAACAGAGTCAACCAGATTGTTACTGATCATATCGACTACTGGAGCGACAAAAACCCTGAAAAGATGGAACATTGGCGCTTCGAAGAAGGTCTAAGGATGACAATTAAAGATATCCAGAACTTTGAcagtttcaacaattcGCGTATAGGAAGAGTTAATTTCTGGAACTCTGTGCGTAGAGCACAACACATTCACAAACACGGAACAAGCAAGTGGTTATGGGAATGGGACGAAGGCTTCCGTACTGCAATAAATCAATTCAATAATTAG
- the PRP6 gene encoding U4/U6-U5 snRNP complex subunit PRP6 (similar to Ashbya gossypii ABL100W): MSLSRPSFLDKKPPKGYVAGVGRGATGFSTRANGDRSDGSQQPARIQNKSSSDGMNRFDGSTGIRARRNAGSGGGGVEEAEADAIYTDIEKRLASRRNDKMASTGGVSVSKIGEQFVELKRNLAQVSEQEWLAIPEAGDITRRNKRQRLENQQERKKYAAPDSLLTGGVNLVRLTEEREKLLGHQLDASFNNLSQEKPSDVERYLLELDANSTRAADVDRQLQDLKKTRAVLASYRKSDPKNPQAWIAAARLEENAKQFRQAKLLIDEGCQECPRSEDVWLENVRLNMSDVPYCKVLVAQGIQFNGQSELLWTTAIGLENESFNKIRVVRKALQNIPTSEKLWKVAVQLEEDRDEVVKVLRKATELIPSSVDLWTALLQLEEYSSAQKSLENARKVLSGNEKLWIIAAELEERANNATEDNLVGLLSTGIQELEKSGRKLTIMDWIGHCKEIELGGDYPLTVRALLKASLHFEPHEDTSELVTILNSIEDDYFGIKSTLCVYLLLREPSKFMIWMSFIRLGKKTGNMQYVYDTWEQILFDQNIIYQHPKLLLLYSKEVWKTENDIARARSIIQRGISALPTYIDFWIARIKLEIASSEYDVAERSFIAIIESQESATSDNMEERLWSKYVSFLRFRSQHEKSIKALTDVINKFPNCRNFYLQLSQVYVDINRPEKAKDVLLDGVKKLPNCPELWISLAEIDELNLQKPTNARSNLDIGILKNPNSWQLYVAKSKMEHRLGNQDNARLIVHQGLQKCPKSPELWCQNIRLIAKKSMQKTLFQDALKSTDNHGLVLAEIGRSFFCESKYDKALRWFQRAVEDQPKIGDSWVWYYLTLKMLGKNTDFIFTSLEEHEPKYGELWISVSKNVKTQFLSLNETLILCSQQVKNHK, encoded by the coding sequence ATGAGTTTGTCTAGACCTAGTTTTCTTGATAAGAAGCCTCCAAAGGGCTATGTTGCCGGTGTTGGGAGGGGAGCTACCGGGTTTTCAACCCGTGCCAATGGGGATAGATCTGATGGGAGCCAACAGCCAGCTAGGATACAGAACAAGAGTAGTTCTGATGGTATGAATAGGTTTGATGGGTCTACGGGTATTCGTGCAAGGAGAAATGCAGGCagcggtggtggtggggTTGAGGAGGCAGAAGCAGATGCAATCTATACAGATATTGAGAAGCGACTGGCCAGCAGACGAAATGATAAGATGGCTTCTACAGGGGGTGTTTCAGTCTCTAAGATTGGCGAGCAGTTTGTCGAGTTGAAAAGAAACCTGGCACAAGTGAGTGAGCAGGAATGGTTGGCTATTCCGGAAGCAGGGGATATTACCAGGAGGAATAAACGGCAGCGTTTAGAGAACCAGCAAGAGCGTAAGAAGTACGCTGCACCAGATTCGTTGCTTACAGGAGGGGTGAATTTGGTCCGATTAACGGAGGAACGTGAAAAGTTATTGGGTCATCAATTGGATGCCAGTTTTAATAATCTTTCTCAGGAAAAGCCTTCAGATGTTGAGAGATATTTGCTGGAACTGGATGCAAACTCTACCAGGGCAGCTGATGTAGATCGTCAGTTACaggatttgaaaaagaCGAGGGCTGTCTTGGCGTCTTATCGAAAGTCGGATCCTAAGAATCCTCAGGCGTGGATTGCAGCGGCCCGATTGGAAGAAAATGCCAAACAATTTCGGCAGGCGAAGCTGTTGATTGATGAGGGTTGTCAAGAGTGTCCAAGAAGTGAGGATGTGTGGCTTGAAAACGTGCGACTCAATATGTCGGATGTTCCATATTGCAAGGTTTTAGTAGCCCAGGGGATCCAGTTTAACGGTCAAAGTGAGCTGCTTTGGACGACAGCTATTGGTCTTGAAAACGAgtcatttaataaaatcagGGTGGTTAGGAAGGCTTTGCAAAACATTCCTACAAGTGAGAAGCTGTGGAAAGTCGCTGTCCAACTTGAGGAAGATAGAGATGAGGTCGTGAAAGTACTACGGAAGGCTACAGAATTAATACCTAGTAGTGTCGATCTATGGACGGCTCTTCTACAGTTAGAAGAGTACTCTAGTGCACAAAAAAGTTTAGAGAATGCTAGAAAGGTACTTTCTGGTAATGAAAAGCTATGGATTATTGCCGCAGAACTCGAGGAGAGAGCGAATAACGCTACAGAAGATAACTTGGTTGGACTATTATCGACCGGTATACAGGAGTTGGAAAAATCAGGCCGTAAATTGACAATTATGGATTGGATTGGTCATTGTAAAGAGATAGAACTCGGAGGTGATTACCCTCTAACGGTTCGTGCCCTCCTCAAAGCTTCTTTGCATTTTGAACCTCATGAAGATACTTCTGAATTGGTTACTATACTTAACAGCATAGAAGATGATTATTTTGGTATTAAAAGCACTCTCTGCGTATATTTGCTCTTGAGGGAACCTTCGAAATTTATGATATGGATGTCATTTATACGACTAGGAAAGAAAACTGGGAATATGCAATATGTATATGACACGTGGGAGCAGATTCTATttgatcaaaatattatataccAGCATCCGAAATTATTGCTGCTTTACTCAAAAGAGGTTTGGAAGAcagaaaatgatattgCTCGGGCAAGAAGCATAATTCAAAGGGGTATATCTGCTCTTCCGACATATATTGATTTCTGGATTGCAAGAATCAAGTTGGAAATTGCTTCATCAGAATATGATGTTGCTGAGCGGTCTTTCATTGCCATTATTGAATCTCAGGAAAGCGCTACTTCAGATAATATGGAGGAACGGCTTTGGTCCAAATATGTTAGCTTTCTAAGATTTAGAAGTCAACATGAAAAATCAATTAAGGCGTTGACCGATGTGATAAACAAGTTTCCTAACTGTAGAAACTTTTATCTACAATTAAGTCAAGTTTACGTTGATATAAACCGGCCTGAGAAAGCTAAAGATGTGCTCTTAGATGGCGTTAAAAAATTACCCAATTGTCCTGAACTTTGGATATCTCTTGCAGAGATCGATGAGTTGAATCTTCAAAAGCCTACTAATGCTCGCTCTAATTTGGACATAGGTATACTTAAGAATCCAAATTCGTGGCAACTGTACGTAGCTAAATCTAAAATGGAACATAGATTGGGGAACCAAGATAACGCAAGGCTGATTGTACACCAGGGACTACAAAAGTGTCCAAAATCTCCGGAGTTATGGTGCCAAAACATCCGACTTATTGCCAAGAAGTCAATGCAAAAAACCCTTTTTCAAGATGCACTAAAATCCACTGATAATCATGGCCTTGTCTTGGCCGAGATTGGTAGAAGTTTTTTCTGCGAATCGAAATATGACAAAGCATTGAGATGGTTTCAACGCGCAGTTGAAGATCAACCCAAAATAGGAGATTCATGGGTCTGGTACTACCTAACTCTGAAAATGCTTGGAAAAAATACGGACTTCATTTTCACTTCTCTAGAGGAACATGAACCAAAATACGGTGAGCTGTGGATATCAGTATCTAAAAATGTTAAGACGCAGTTTCTAAGTCTCAATGAAACTTTAATTCTGTGCTCACAGCAAGTTAAAAATCACAAATAA